A region of Chloracidobacterium sp. DNA encodes the following proteins:
- a CDS encoding DUF4242 domain-containing protein: MPKYVIEREIPGAGDLTADQLQGISQTSCGVLSELGPQIQWVQSFVTGDKIYCIYIAPNEEMVREHATRGGFPANSIAEVKNVIDPTTAEG; encoded by the coding sequence ATGCCAAAATATGTGATCGAAAGAGAGATTCCCGGAGCGGGCGATCTTACCGCTGACCAGTTGCAAGGCATCTCGCAAACGTCTTGCGGCGTGCTGAGCGAACTTGGCCCGCAGATACAGTGGGTTCAGAGCTTTGTAACGGGCGATAAAATATATTGCATCTACATTGCTCCCAATGAAGAAATGGTCCGCGAACACGCCACACGCGGCGGATTCCCGGCGAACAGTATCGCTGAGGTCAAAAACGTCATCGACCCGACAACTGCAGAAGGATAG